The genomic interval acatttcaaaagttacttcgttggctgtaaagcgctttgggacgtcctgagatcgtgaaaagacgctatataaatgcaagttctttctttcccagtTTGGCTCAGGTCAGAAAGCCATGTGTTCGAGCCCCTCTCCAGACCTGAGCACCGTAATCTaaggctgaccctcccagtgcagtactgagggggttctACAGTGGTAAGGGTGCTGTCCTATCACTAgggttgtttgtgtgctcaagtccctgctgtgagatttgaacccacggCCTCCCGAACCAGAGGCAAAAAACGTTACCGCTTGAGCCAAATGGACGCACGTGGACAGCGTTCGAGCGATAAGACACTTCTTTCACCGCGCGCAAGCGACGGCCAAATGTTTACGCAGCGAAGACGCTTCTTAAGGGATTTCTTTCCGCAGGGAACGCACCGCATCAGCTGTCTGACGTGCGGGCAGGCATGGGCGTGGCAGGAGGTGCGacgcctggtgctgctgaccGAGAAAGAGCAGAAATACTACGAGGAGAAGATCTCGCAGCTGACGAAGGACGACACCGAGTCCTACCAAAAGGTACAAGCGCAAATCAAGAGGCAGGCGCTGTAAGAGAGCAGATGTGTCTTTCTTTTGCACGTTGTTGTTTAATACGGAGCGAAGGACAGAACAGCGTATGTAGCTATGGggagagtaggactaattggatagtttttttcaaagagccggcacaggcatgctgggccgaatggcctccttctgtgctgtaagattctatgattctataacagctAATGTGGCAATTATGGTTAAACCACAGGAGTAGAtcagaattggtttaaactgtgtGCTCGCAGATCCTACCTTTTGATCACCGTGACACTCCTGAGTAAATTACattacagagaatttacagcacagaaacaggccattcggcccaactggtccgtgccagtgtttatgctccacacgagcctcctccctccctacttcatctcatcctatcagcatatccttctattcctttctccctcatgtgtttatctcgcttccccttaaatacatctatgttattcgcctcaactactccttgtggtagtgagttccacattctcaccactctctgggtaaagaagtttctcctgaattccctattggatttattagtgactatcttatatttacggcccctagtttggactcccccacactgtctgcgtctaccgtatcaaaccctttcatacttttaaagacctctatcaggtcacccctcagtcttctcttttctagagaaaagagccccagcctgttcagcctttcctgatagttataacctctcagttctgggatcatgctagtaaatcttttttgcaccttctccagtgcctctacatcctttttataacatggagaccagaactgtgcacagtactccaagtgtggtctaactaagcttcgatacaagtttaacataacttctcaaaAGTAATAGTTCAGGAAGCGTAAAGATAAGAAGCAAAGGTTCCTGAGATAACATTGGAAAAGGCAGATAACATTGGAATGGGGAGATAACATTAGAATGGGGAGATAACATTAGAATGGGGAGATAACACTGGAACGGGGAGATACCACTGGAACGGGGAGATAACACTGGAACAGGGAGATAACGTTGGAACAGAGAGTTCTAGTGGATCTCTTTTGGCTTTGCTActaggagtcaagaccaagtgaggTATCGagggtgggggataattggaccagcacATAGATGCAAATCGGTCCCTCATTGGGCATAGGAACCAGATGTAATTCATTCCCTGATTGGACACAGGtaccagatgtaattcagtccctgaTTGGACACAGGTACCAGATGTAATTCAATCCCTGATTGGACACAGATACCAGGCGTAATTCAGTCACCGATTTTTAAATGCCCTATTTTTAAATAAGATTTTGATTTAACGTTATACTTTGTAGCTAAATTGCaaaaaggggacagagagaggatggATGAATATCTGTGATGTTGTCTCTCCTTTCCACAGTGTCCAAGATGCAGTCTCCTCGTGCAGAGGCTGGATCTGGAGAACCTGTGCGTAGAGTGCCTGGCCTGCTCCGAGGGAAGAGGGACGCGGTATCAGTTCTGCTGGGGCTGCAcgagggaatggaaaggcccatCTCCGCGAGATGACTGCTGCGAAAACAAGTCCTGCCGCACGGTAGCACTTCTGCTGTCCTGTCCTGAGATAAACAACCCGGGGCTGACAGTCCACCAGTGCCCCCTGGTCCGGGCCTGTCCCATCTGCAAATCATTAGTCTCCCACACAGGAGGCTGCAAATATGTCAAGTGCGGAAACTGTGCCAATCGGTTCTGTTACCGTTGCCTGGAGAAGTTTACCGTGTGTTACCATGCCAATCCCAACTGCTACCATTCTCCATCCTGCGCCAAACCCATGGCAGCAAGGCAAACATTTTCTTCCAGTTAGAAAATGTCCGCTGACTGCATTTCCGCAGGGATTACAAATTTGCTCTCTTCATCGATTCATCTAAATCCAGTAAAAACTAGTTAATTATTTGGGTctatataggatattgtcatttaTCCCCAATGCCCTTATatgggggtattataggatattgtcatatatcctttTACAGCAAGTTCGAGGGCTGGGAAGCACTGCAAAAGGTCCGCTTAATACTTTTTAATTAAATCAAGTCAATGATATAATAAAGCACAACCCCTTATGTACAGTGCATATGAGATTGGTATTGATTAAAGCTCACGTACAAAGGACTCATCAGGAGGTCGCATGCTAGTTGCCTTGACTGCTTACGCTAGCCCCAGAAAGACTAGATTGAAGATGCCCAGGGAGCTCCAGTATGTTGTATCTTTTATAGGTTGAATTACGTAGGACAAATGTGGGTACCCTATgct from Heptranchias perlo isolate sHepPer1 chromosome 35, sHepPer1.hap1, whole genome shotgun sequence carries:
- the LOC137302435 gene encoding E3 ubiquitin-protein ligase DDB_G0292642-like isoform X1; this translates as MELNVTRRFEGAAGNSQTRDLCGHYRNSRAFSIKVKALLDLGTHRISCLTCGQAWAWQEVRRLVLLTEKEQKYYEEKISQLTKDDTESYQKCPRCSLLVQRLDLENLCVECLACSEGRGTRYQFCWGCTREWKGPSPRDDCCENKSCRTVALLLSCPEINNPGLTVHQCPLVRACPICKSLVSHTGGCKYVKCGNCANRFCYRCLEKFTVCYHANPNCYHSPSCAKPMAARQTFSSS
- the LOC137302435 gene encoding uncharacterized protein isoform X2, producing MNVDFEKWNLMSPVDLKVQQGTHRISCLTCGQAWAWQEVRRLVLLTEKEQKYYEEKISQLTKDDTESYQKCPRCSLLVQRLDLENLCVECLACSEGRGTRYQFCWGCTREWKGPSPRDDCCENKSCRTVALLLSCPEINNPGLTVHQCPLVRACPICKSLVSHTGGCKYVKCGNCANRFCYRCLEKFTVCYHANPNCYHSPSCAKPMAARQTFSSS